In a genomic window of Pseudomonas putida:
- a CDS encoding glutamine synthetase family protein, translating to MSNNLDQLTDWLKSHKITEVECMIADLTGITRGKISPTNKFIAEKGMRLPESVLLQTVTGDYVEDDIYYELLDPADIDMICRPDQNAVYSVPWAIEPTAIVIHDTYDKQGNPIELSPRNVLKKVLKLYADKGWQPIVAPEMEFYLTKRSDDPDYPLQPPIGRSGRPEIGRQSFSIEAANEFDPLFEDVYDWCELQELDLDTLIHEDGTAQMEINFRHGDALSLADQILVFKRTMREAALKHDVAATFMAKPMTGEPGSAMHLHQSIIDIETGKNIFSNEDGTMSQLFLQHIGGLQKLIPELLPLFAPNVNSFRRFLPDTSAPVNVEWGEENRTVGLRVPDAGPQNRRVENRLPGADANPYLAIAASLLCGYIGMVEGINPSAPVVGRGYERRNLRLPLTIEDALERMENSSTIEKYLGKNFITGYVAVKRAEHENFKRVISSWEREFLLFAV from the coding sequence ATGAGTAACAACCTCGACCAGCTCACTGATTGGCTGAAAAGCCACAAGATCACAGAAGTCGAATGCATGATCGCGGACCTGACCGGGATTACCCGGGGCAAGATTTCGCCGACCAACAAATTCATCGCCGAAAAAGGCATGCGTCTGCCAGAGAGCGTGCTGTTGCAGACCGTGACCGGCGATTACGTCGAAGACGACATCTATTACGAGCTGCTCGACCCGGCCGACATCGACATGATCTGCCGCCCCGACCAGAACGCCGTGTACTCGGTGCCCTGGGCCATCGAGCCGACCGCCATCGTCATCCACGACACCTACGACAAGCAGGGCAACCCGATCGAGCTGTCGCCGCGCAACGTGCTCAAGAAGGTCCTGAAACTCTATGCCGACAAGGGCTGGCAGCCGATCGTGGCGCCGGAAATGGAGTTCTACCTGACCAAGCGCAGCGACGACCCGGACTATCCGCTGCAACCGCCGATCGGTCGTTCCGGACGCCCTGAAATCGGGCGCCAGTCGTTCTCCATCGAAGCGGCGAACGAATTCGACCCGCTGTTTGAAGACGTCTACGACTGGTGCGAACTGCAGGAACTGGACCTCGACACGCTGATCCACGAAGACGGCACGGCGCAGATGGAAATCAACTTCCGTCACGGCGATGCGTTGTCCCTGGCCGACCAGATCCTGGTGTTCAAGCGCACCATGCGCGAAGCCGCGCTCAAGCACGACGTGGCGGCGACCTTCATGGCCAAGCCGATGACCGGTGAGCCGGGCAGTGCCATGCACTTGCACCAGAGCATCATCGACATCGAGACCGGCAAGAACATCTTCTCCAACGAAGACGGGACCATGAGCCAGCTGTTCCTGCAGCACATCGGTGGCCTGCAGAAACTGATTCCCGAGCTGTTGCCGCTGTTCGCCCCGAACGTGAACTCGTTCCGCCGCTTCCTGCCGGACACCTCGGCACCGGTGAACGTGGAGTGGGGCGAAGAGAACCGCACCGTGGGCCTGCGGGTTCCGGATGCCGGGCCGCAAAACCGTCGGGTGGAAAACCGCCTGCCGGGCGCCGATGCCAACCCGTACCTGGCAATCGCCGCGAGCCTGCTCTGCGGCTACATCGGCATGGTTGAAGGCATCAACCCGAGCGCGCCGGTGGTGGGCCGTGGTTATGAGCGTCGCAACCTGCGCCTGCCGCTGACCATCGAAGATGCGCTGGAGCGCATGGAAAACAGCTCGACCATCGAGAAATACCTGGGCAAAAACTTCATCACTGGCTACGTCGCGGTCAAGCGGGCCGAGCATGAAAACTTCAAGCGCGTCATCAGTTCGTGGGAACGGGAATTCCTGCTATTCGCCGTCTGA
- a CDS encoding glutamine synthetase family protein, translating into MSVPPRAVQLNEANAFLKEHPEVLYVDLLIADMNGVVRGKRIERTSLHKVYEKGINLPASLFALDINGSTVESTGLGLDIGDADRICYPIPDTLCNEPWQKRPTAQLLMTMHELEGDPFFADPREVLRQVVTKFDELGLTICAAFELEFYLIDQENVNGRPQPPRSPISGKRPISTQVYLIDDLDEYVDCLQDILEGAKEQGIPADAIVKESAPAQFEVNLHHVADPIKACDYAVLLKRLIKNIAYDHEMDTTFMAKPYPGQAGNGLHVHISVLDKDGKNIFASEDPEQNAALRHAIGGVLETLPAQMAFLCPNVNSYRRFGAQFYVPNSPSWGIDNRTVAVRVPTGSPDAVRIEHRVAGADANPYLLMASVLAGVHHGLVNKIEPNAPVEGNSYEQNEQSLPNNLRDALRELDDSEIMAKYIDPKYIDIFVACKESELEEFEHSISDLEYNWYLHTV; encoded by the coding sequence ATGTCGGTACCCCCGCGTGCCGTTCAGCTCAACGAAGCGAACGCGTTCCTTAAGGAACATCCTGAGGTTCTGTACGTTGACCTTCTGATTGCGGATATGAATGGTGTGGTGCGCGGCAAGCGCATCGAACGCACCAGCCTCCACAAGGTTTACGAGAAAGGCATCAACCTGCCGGCCTCTCTTTTTGCTCTGGATATCAACGGTTCGACGGTGGAAAGCACCGGCCTGGGCCTGGACATCGGTGATGCTGACCGAATCTGCTATCCAATCCCCGATACCCTGTGCAACGAGCCATGGCAGAAGCGCCCGACCGCGCAACTGCTGATGACCATGCACGAACTCGAAGGTGACCCTTTCTTCGCCGACCCGCGGGAAGTCCTGCGCCAGGTCGTGACCAAGTTCGACGAGCTGGGCCTGACCATCTGCGCCGCGTTCGAACTGGAGTTCTACCTGATCGACCAGGAGAACGTGAACGGCCGTCCACAGCCGCCGCGCTCGCCGATCTCCGGCAAACGCCCGATCTCGACCCAGGTGTACCTGATCGACGACCTGGACGAATACGTCGACTGCCTCCAGGACATTCTGGAAGGTGCAAAAGAGCAAGGCATCCCGGCCGACGCCATCGTCAAGGAAAGTGCGCCGGCGCAGTTCGAAGTGAACCTGCACCACGTGGCCGATCCAATCAAGGCCTGCGATTACGCGGTCCTGCTCAAGCGTCTGATCAAGAACATCGCCTACGACCATGAAATGGACACCACCTTCATGGCCAAGCCGTACCCAGGCCAGGCGGGTAATGGTCTGCACGTCCACATCTCGGTGCTCGACAAAGATGGCAAAAACATTTTTGCCAGCGAGGATCCCGAGCAGAACGCCGCACTGCGTCACGCGATCGGCGGTGTGCTCGAGACCCTGCCGGCGCAGATGGCTTTCCTCTGCCCGAACGTCAACTCCTACCGTCGTTTCGGCGCACAGTTCTACGTGCCGAACTCGCCAAGCTGGGGCATCGACAACCGTACCGTGGCCGTACGCGTACCAACCGGTTCGCCGGACGCCGTGCGTATCGAACACCGTGTCGCCGGTGCCGACGCCAACCCGTACCTGCTGATGGCTTCGGTCCTGGCCGGCGTGCATCACGGCCTGGTCAACAAGATCGAGCCGAACGCCCCGGTGGAAGGCAACAGCTACGAGCAGAACGAGCAGAGCCTGCCGAACAACCTGCGCGATGCACTGCGCGAGCTGGACGACAGCGAAATCATGGCCAAGTACATCGATCCGAAATACATCGATATCTTCGTCGCGTGCAAAGAGAGTGAGCTGGAGGAATTCGAACACTCCATCTCCGACCTTGAGTACAACTGGTACCTGCATACCGTTTAA
- a CDS encoding TetR/AcrR family transcriptional regulator translates to MTRTASPRKPRAASQARIDSILEAARTLLAAEGVACLSIYSVAERAQIPPSSVYHFFASVPALLEALTADVHAAFRACLQATIDHQTLNSWRDLSRLVEQRMLDIYSADAAARQLILAQHGLTEVTQADRQHDIELGDLMHKLFDHHFELPKLPDDVDVFALAMELGDRVYARSVQQHGQITLRMAEEGMRVFDAYLGLYLPPYLPKRLRP, encoded by the coding sequence ATGACGCGCACCGCCAGCCCCCGCAAACCCCGCGCAGCCAGCCAGGCCCGGATCGACTCGATTCTCGAGGCGGCCCGCACGCTGTTGGCAGCCGAGGGCGTGGCCTGCCTGTCGATCTACAGCGTCGCCGAGCGCGCGCAGATCCCGCCCTCCTCGGTCTACCACTTTTTCGCCAGCGTCCCGGCCCTGCTCGAAGCGCTGACTGCCGATGTCCACGCCGCCTTCCGCGCCTGCCTGCAAGCAACCATCGATCACCAAACGCTCAACAGCTGGCGTGACCTGTCGCGACTGGTGGAACAACGCATGCTGGATATCTACAGCGCCGACGCCGCCGCCCGCCAGTTGATCCTCGCCCAGCACGGCCTCACCGAAGTCACCCAGGCCGACCGTCAGCACGACATCGAACTGGGCGACCTGATGCACAAACTGTTCGATCACCATTTCGAATTGCCGAAGCTGCCGGACGATGTCGATGTGTTTGCCCTGGCCATGGAGCTGGGGGACCGGGTCTATGCACGCTCGGTGCAACAGCACGGGCAGATCACCCTGCGCATGGCCGAGGAAGGGATGCGGGTGTTTGATGCGTATCTGGGGTTGTACTTGCCGCCCTACCTGCCAAAACGGCTGAGGCCTTAA
- a CDS encoding type II toxin-antitoxin system HipA family toxin, producing the protein MARAYIYMEHPETGQVITLGRLILSNGVGEFTYDPDYVATKGWVPDHIRYPLRAQPFSGITKNRGVPGFINDAMPDGWGERVLHDLHRTDLDTLDYLLKSPNNDRAGNLMAGQTRHPPEGIGQEALPTLKGLAPFIEATEAIFDNQLDDEAIKTLKLRKQRSSLGGARPKRTLQDQGVLILVKPRDRYDACDVPAMEHACMTFAALKGLNVARTGLYAGVPSTLLIKRFDRQPPADAGRRVPMLSALTLLDAEWKTNDRSAWAYAGLANEMKRRGVPDEDLHELFVRMCFNALVGNDDDHPKNHAILWLEGRWRLAPMYDVVPGLDGSSPPNLSMAVGRHGRVISRENLLSHCTHFALTPQQTADHLDGVIGWEAELREHYASLLGGAELELALAAIGSFRMQI; encoded by the coding sequence ATGGCCAGGGCCTACATCTACATGGAGCATCCTGAAACCGGGCAGGTGATTACGCTCGGACGGCTGATTCTCAGCAATGGTGTGGGTGAATTCACCTACGACCCCGATTACGTGGCCACGAAGGGTTGGGTGCCAGATCACATTCGATACCCGCTGCGCGCGCAGCCTTTCTCGGGCATCACGAAAAATCGTGGCGTGCCCGGGTTCATCAACGATGCCATGCCTGATGGCTGGGGTGAGCGGGTGCTGCATGACCTGCATCGAACCGATCTGGATACGCTCGATTACCTGCTCAAATCCCCCAACAATGATCGCGCCGGGAACTTGATGGCCGGGCAGACACGGCATCCGCCTGAAGGCATCGGGCAAGAAGCATTGCCGACACTCAAAGGCCTGGCTCCCTTTATCGAAGCGACCGAAGCGATTTTTGATAATCAGCTCGATGACGAAGCCATCAAAACGCTGAAACTTCGCAAGCAACGTTCATCACTCGGTGGCGCAAGACCGAAACGAACTCTGCAGGATCAGGGGGTGTTGATTCTGGTCAAGCCACGTGACCGTTATGACGCTTGCGATGTCCCGGCGATGGAGCATGCCTGCATGACGTTTGCCGCGCTCAAGGGATTGAACGTTGCCAGGACCGGGCTGTATGCCGGGGTGCCCTCGACGCTGTTGATAAAGCGCTTCGACCGTCAGCCCCCGGCAGACGCCGGACGACGCGTGCCCATGCTCAGTGCCTTGACGTTGCTGGACGCCGAATGGAAAACCAATGACCGCAGCGCCTGGGCTTATGCCGGTTTGGCCAACGAGATGAAGCGCCGGGGAGTGCCGGACGAAGACTTGCATGAATTGTTCGTTCGCATGTGCTTCAACGCATTGGTGGGCAACGACGACGATCACCCGAAGAACCACGCGATTCTCTGGCTTGAAGGCCGCTGGCGATTGGCGCCGATGTATGACGTGGTGCCTGGGCTGGATGGTTCATCCCCGCCCAATCTTTCGATGGCGGTTGGACGGCATGGAAGAGTCATCAGTCGAGAGAACTTGCTGAGTCATTGCACGCACTTTGCGCTCACGCCTCAGCAGACGGCCGATCACCTGGATGGAGTGATCGGTTGGGAAGCGGAACTTCGTGAGCATTATGCAAGCTTGCTGGGAGGCGCCGAGCTGGAGTTGGCACTGGCAGCCATCGGCTCATTCCGAATGCAGATTTAA
- a CDS encoding XRE family transcriptional regulator, with protein MSDFFPLECADSLYSIGLLVKQRRLQHKQRQKDLAASLSMSERTVRKIEAGDPSVELRSFMLVLWQLGLVQEVFQNLQAKPITVLNAFDSSNARRVRLPKAREDF; from the coding sequence ATGAGCGATTTTTTTCCTCTCGAATGTGCTGATAGCCTCTATTCCATCGGGCTTTTGGTCAAGCAGCGGCGCCTACAGCATAAGCAGCGGCAAAAAGACCTTGCGGCAAGCCTGTCGATGTCCGAGAGGACCGTGAGGAAAATCGAGGCCGGCGATCCTTCGGTGGAGCTGCGTTCTTTCATGTTGGTGCTGTGGCAATTGGGTCTGGTCCAAGAGGTGTTTCAGAACCTTCAGGCCAAACCGATCACTGTGCTTAATGCCTTTGACTCCTCGAACGCCCGGCGCGTCCGCCTGCCCAAAGCCAGGGAGGATTTTTGA
- a CDS encoding TOBE domain-containing protein codes for MTIKAINVRNQFKGSIKEIVLGDVLSEIDVQTASGIVTSVITTRSVKELELAVGSEVIAFVKSTEVSIAKL; via the coding sequence ATGACTATCAAAGCCATCAACGTACGCAACCAGTTCAAAGGCTCCATCAAGGAAATCGTCCTGGGCGATGTGCTGTCGGAAATCGACGTGCAGACCGCCTCCGGCATCGTCACTTCGGTCATCACCACCCGCTCGGTGAAAGAGCTGGAACTGGCGGTGGGCAGCGAAGTGATCGCCTTCGTGAAATCCACCGAGGTATCGATCGCCAAGTTGTAA
- the ssuB gene encoding aliphatic sulfonates ABC transporter ATP-binding protein: protein MTAQQPPRLLRGIPLAVRKLQKTFGSRQVLREIDLHIPAGQFVAVVGRSGCGKSTLLRLLAGLDQPTGGQLLAGSAALSEAREDTRLMFQEARLLPWKRIIDNVGLGLKGNWRPQALEALEAVGLADRANEWPAALSGGQKQRVALARALIHQPRLLLLDEPLGALDALTRIEMQQLIERLWQQHGFTVLLVTHDVSEAVAIADRVILIEDGEVGLDLHVELPRPRVRGSHRLAALETEVLNRVLSLPGQPPEPEPVSPLPTQLRWAQ from the coding sequence ATGACCGCTCAACAACCTCCACGCCTGCTGCGCGGGATTCCGCTGGCGGTGCGCAAGCTGCAAAAAACCTTTGGCTCGCGGCAGGTGCTGCGCGAGATCGACCTGCACATTCCCGCCGGTCAGTTCGTTGCCGTGGTCGGCCGCAGTGGCTGCGGCAAAAGCACCTTGCTGCGCTTGCTGGCCGGTCTCGACCAGCCCACGGGCGGTCAATTGCTGGCCGGCTCCGCGGCGCTGAGCGAGGCACGGGAAGACACACGACTGATGTTTCAGGAAGCGCGTCTGCTGCCCTGGAAAAGGATCATCGATAACGTCGGCCTGGGGCTCAAGGGCAACTGGCGGCCCCAGGCACTTGAGGCATTGGAGGCCGTCGGCCTGGCGGATCGTGCCAATGAGTGGCCGGCGGCGTTGTCCGGCGGGCAGAAGCAGCGTGTGGCGCTGGCTCGCGCGCTGATCCATCAACCGCGTCTGTTGTTGCTCGACGAGCCGCTGGGCGCTCTGGACGCCTTGACCCGCATCGAGATGCAGCAATTGATCGAACGGCTCTGGCAGCAGCACGGCTTCACGGTGTTGCTGGTCACCCACGACGTCAGCGAAGCGGTGGCGATTGCCGATCGGGTGATCCTGATCGAAGACGGCGAAGTCGGCCTCGACCTGCACGTGGAACTGCCGCGCCCTCGGGTTCGCGGTTCCCATCGGCTGGCGGCGCTGGAAACCGAAGTGCTCAATCGCGTGCTGTCACTGCCCGGTCAACCGCCGGAACCGGAACCTGTTTCACCCTTGCCTACGCAGTTGCGTTGGGCCCAATAA
- the ssuC gene encoding aliphatic sulfonate ABC transporter permease SsuC has product MKKIIHSLAPWALPVLLLAVWQLSVSAGWLSTRILPAPIAVIEAGISLVRSGEIWTHLAISGWRAALGFAIGGSIGLALGFITGLSKWGERLLDSSVQMIRNVPHLALIPLVILWFGIDESAKIFLVALGTLFPIYLNTYHGIRNVDPALVEMSRSYGLSGFSLFRQVILPGALPSILVGVRFALGFMWLTLIVAETISASSGIGYLAMNAREFLQTDVVVLAILLYAVLGKLADLAARGLERVWLRWHPAYQVAKGGAA; this is encoded by the coding sequence ATGAAGAAAATCATTCACAGCCTCGCGCCCTGGGCGTTACCGGTGTTGTTGCTGGCGGTGTGGCAGTTGTCGGTGTCGGCGGGCTGGTTGTCGACGCGGATTCTGCCGGCGCCCATCGCGGTGATCGAAGCCGGCATCAGCCTGGTGCGCAGCGGCGAGATCTGGACGCACCTGGCCATCAGCGGCTGGCGCGCCGCGCTGGGCTTCGCCATCGGCGGCAGTATCGGCCTGGCACTGGGCTTCATCACCGGCCTGTCGAAATGGGGCGAGCGCCTGCTCGACAGCTCGGTGCAGATGATCCGCAACGTGCCGCATCTGGCGCTGATTCCACTGGTGATCCTGTGGTTCGGCATCGACGAGTCGGCGAAGATTTTCCTGGTGGCGCTGGGGACCTTGTTCCCGATTTATCTCAACACCTATCACGGTATTCGTAACGTCGATCCGGCGTTGGTGGAAATGTCGCGCAGCTATGGCTTGTCCGGCTTCAGCCTGTTCCGCCAGGTGATTCTGCCGGGGGCGCTGCCTTCGATTCTGGTCGGCGTGCGCTTCGCCCTGGGCTTCATGTGGTTGACGTTGATCGTGGCGGAAACCATTAGCGCCAGTTCCGGCATCGGTTATCTGGCGATGAATGCCCGGGAGTTCCTGCAGACCGACGTGGTGGTGCTGGCGATTCTGCTGTACGCGGTGCTCGGCAAGCTGGCCGACCTCGCGGCCCGTGGACTTGAGCGTGTGTGGTTGCGCTGGCACCCGGCCTATCAGGTCGCCAAGGGAGGTGCCGCATGA
- the ssuD gene encoding FMNH2-dependent alkanesulfonate monooxygenase codes for MSLNIFWFLPTHGDGHYLGTAEGARAVDHGYLQQVAQAADRLGFGGVLIPTGRSCEDSWLVAASLIPVTQRLKFLVALRPGIISPTVAARQAATLDRLSGGRALFNLVTGGDPEELAGDGLFLSHEERYQASVEFTRIWRRVLEGETVDYDGQHISVKGAKLLYPPIQQPRPPLYFGGSSEAAQDLAAEQVEMVLTWGEPPAAVAEKIAQVRAKAAKLGRTVRFGIRLHVIVRETNAEAWQAADRLISHLDDDTIARAQASLARFDSVGQQRMAALHGGSRDNLEVSPNLWAGVGLVRGGAGTALVGDGPTVAARVKEYADLGIDTFIFSGYPHLEESYRVAELLFPHLDVERPELPKSAGYVSPFGEMVANDILPKAASQS; via the coding sequence ATGAGCCTCAATATTTTCTGGTTCCTGCCCACCCACGGCGACGGCCATTACCTTGGCACCGCCGAAGGCGCCCGAGCCGTCGACCACGGCTATCTGCAACAAGTCGCGCAAGCGGCCGATCGCCTGGGCTTCGGCGGGGTGCTGATCCCGACCGGTCGCTCCTGCGAAGACTCGTGGCTGGTGGCGGCGTCGCTGATCCCGGTGACCCAGCGCCTGAAATTCCTGGTCGCCCTGCGCCCCGGGATCATTTCCCCGACGGTGGCGGCGCGTCAGGCGGCGACCCTCGATCGTTTGTCCGGCGGGCGGGCGCTGTTCAACCTGGTGACCGGCGGCGATCCGGAAGAATTGGCCGGCGACGGTCTATTCCTCAGTCATGAAGAGCGCTATCAGGCTTCGGTGGAATTCACCCGCATCTGGCGTCGAGTGCTGGAAGGCGAAACCGTCGATTACGACGGCCAGCACATCAGCGTGAAAGGCGCCAAGCTGCTCTATCCGCCGATCCAGCAACCGCGTCCGCCGCTGTATTTCGGTGGCTCGTCGGAAGCGGCGCAGGACCTGGCGGCAGAGCAGGTGGAAATGGTCCTGACCTGGGGCGAACCACCGGCCGCCGTCGCCGAGAAGATCGCGCAGGTGCGCGCCAAGGCCGCCAAGCTCGGGCGTACCGTGCGTTTCGGTATTCGCCTGCATGTGATCGTGCGTGAAACCAATGCCGAGGCCTGGCAAGCGGCGGATCGCCTGATCTCGCACCTGGACGACGACACCATCGCCCGGGCCCAGGCTTCGCTTGCGCGTTTCGACTCTGTGGGTCAGCAACGCATGGCGGCGCTGCATGGTGGCAGTCGCGACAACCTGGAAGTCAGCCCCAACCTGTGGGCCGGTGTCGGCCTGGTGCGCGGCGGTGCCGGGACGGCGCTGGTGGGTGACGGTCCGACCGTGGCTGCTCGCGTCAAGGAGTACGCGGACCTGGGCATCGACACCTTCATTTTCTCCGGTTATCCACACCTGGAAGAGTCGTACCGCGTCGCCGAACTGCTGTTCCCGCACCTTGATGTCGAGCGCCCCGAGCTGCCGAAGAGCGCGGGTTACGTCAGCCCGTTTGGCGAGATGGTGGCCAACGACATTCTTCCCAAAGCGGCGTCCCAGAGCTGA
- a CDS encoding sulfonate ABC transporter substrate-binding protein, translating into MRPVILRRGLVALFAAAVTFGAITQAQAETLRIGYQKYGTLVLLKAKGTLEKRLAAQGVDVQWTEFPGGPQLLEGLNVGSIDFGVTGETPPVFAQAAGADLLYVAYEPPAPHSEAILVPKDSPIKSVAELKGKKVALNKGSNVHYLLVRALEDAGLKYTDIQTVFLPPADARAAFERGSVDAWVIWDPYQAAAEQQLQARTLRDGQGIVDNHQFYLATKPYAQKNPEVIKTLVEEVRGVGEWSKANPQDVTQQVSPLLGLPADITLTSVKRQGYGALFLTPEVVAAQQKIADSFYQLKLIPKPLSIKDVIWTPPAAVAKSQ; encoded by the coding sequence ATGCGCCCTGTCATTTTGCGTCGTGGTCTGGTCGCTCTGTTTGCTGCGGCTGTCACCTTCGGCGCCATTACTCAAGCCCAAGCTGAAACGCTACGAATCGGCTATCAGAAATACGGCACCCTGGTGCTGCTCAAAGCCAAAGGCACCCTGGAAAAACGCCTCGCCGCCCAAGGCGTGGACGTGCAATGGACTGAATTCCCCGGCGGCCCGCAACTGCTCGAAGGCCTGAACGTCGGCTCCATCGACTTCGGCGTGACCGGCGAAACCCCGCCGGTGTTCGCTCAAGCGGCCGGCGCCGATCTGCTCTACGTCGCCTACGAACCGCCAGCGCCCCACAGCGAAGCGATCTTGGTGCCGAAAGACTCGCCGATCAAATCGGTGGCCGAGCTCAAGGGCAAGAAAGTCGCCCTGAACAAAGGCTCCAACGTGCACTACCTGCTGGTTCGTGCGCTGGAAGACGCCGGCCTCAAGTACACCGATATCCAGACCGTATTCCTGCCACCGGCCGATGCCCGTGCGGCGTTCGAGCGCGGCAGCGTTGATGCCTGGGTCATCTGGGACCCGTACCAGGCCGCCGCCGAACAGCAACTGCAAGCGCGCACCCTGCGCGATGGCCAGGGCATCGTCGACAACCATCAGTTCTACCTGGCGACCAAGCCTTACGCGCAAAAGAATCCCGAGGTGATCAAGACCCTGGTGGAAGAAGTGCGTGGGGTCGGCGAGTGGTCCAAGGCCAACCCGCAGGACGTGACGCAACAGGTGTCGCCACTGCTGGGCCTGCCGGCGGACATCACCCTGACCTCGGTTAAACGCCAGGGCTACGGTGCGCTGTTCCTCACCCCGGAAGTGGTCGCCGCGCAGCAGAAAATCGCCGACAGCTTCTACCAGCTCAAGCTGATTCCTAAGCCGTTGAGCATCAAAGACGTGATCTGGACGCCGCCGGCGGCCGTTGCCAAATCTCAATAA
- the ssuE gene encoding NADPH-dependent FMN reductase, protein MLVVSLGGSPSQRSRSGVLLERSKGWLQGQGVEVVSYQVRDFPAEDLLHARFDSPKVLDLLQQIENADGLLIATPVYKASFSGALKTVLDLLPERALSHKVVLPMATGGSIAHMLAVDYALKPVLSALKAEELLQGIFAVDSQIAYGEGSVAAQLAPELEHRLNESLELFFHAMARRPKPLDPNLLSDRLLSARWSI, encoded by the coding sequence ATGCTGGTTGTCTCACTCGGTGGCAGTCCCAGTCAGCGCTCCCGTTCAGGGGTGCTGCTGGAGCGCTCCAAAGGTTGGTTGCAAGGGCAGGGTGTGGAAGTGGTGAGTTACCAGGTACGGGACTTCCCGGCCGAAGACTTGCTGCATGCACGCTTCGACAGCCCGAAGGTGCTCGACCTGCTGCAACAGATTGAAAACGCCGATGGCCTGCTGATCGCCACGCCGGTTTACAAGGCCTCTTTTTCCGGCGCGCTGAAAACCGTGCTGGACCTGCTGCCCGAGCGCGCTCTGAGCCACAAGGTGGTGCTGCCGATGGCGACCGGAGGCAGCATCGCTCACATGCTGGCGGTGGATTACGCGCTCAAGCCGGTGTTGTCGGCCCTGAAAGCCGAAGAGCTGCTGCAGGGGATATTCGCGGTCGACAGCCAGATCGCTTATGGCGAAGGCAGTGTGGCGGCGCAGCTCGCTCCGGAGTTGGAGCATCGCTTGAACGAGTCGCTGGAGCTGTTTTTCCACGCCATGGCCAGACGGCCCAAACCGCTTGATCCGAACCTGTTGAGTGACCGTTTATTAAGTGCTCGCTGGAGCATTTGA
- a CDS encoding peroxiredoxin — MGLRLGDIAPDFEQDSSAGTIRFHQWLGNSWGVLFSHPADFTPVCTTELGFTAKLKDEFAKRGVKAIALSVDPVDSHHRWIADINETQNTVVNFPILDDADRKVSDLYDLIHPNANDTLTVRSLFVIDPNKKVRLTITYPASTGRNFNEILRVIDSLQLTDNYKVATPANWQDGDEVVIVPSLKDEEEIKQRFPKGYRAVKPYLRLTPQPNR; from the coding sequence ATGGGCCTCAGACTCGGCGACATCGCCCCCGATTTCGAACAGGATTCCAGCGCCGGAACCATCCGTTTCCACCAGTGGCTGGGCAATAGCTGGGGTGTGCTGTTCTCCCATCCGGCCGACTTCACACCGGTGTGCACCACCGAGCTGGGCTTCACCGCGAAACTGAAAGATGAATTCGCCAAGCGTGGGGTCAAGGCCATCGCGCTGTCCGTCGACCCGGTGGATTCGCACCATCGCTGGATCGCAGACATCAACGAAACCCAGAACACCGTCGTCAACTTCCCGATCCTCGACGACGCCGACCGCAAGGTCTCGGACCTCTACGACCTGATCCATCCCAACGCCAACGACACCCTGACCGTGCGCTCGCTGTTCGTGATCGACCCGAACAAAAAGGTGCGGCTGACCATCACCTACCCGGCCAGCACGGGCCGCAACTTCAATGAAATCCTGCGGGTGATCGATTCGCTGCAACTCACCGACAACTACAAGGTGGCCACCCCGGCCAACTGGCAGGACGGTGACGAGGTGGTGATCGTGCCTTCGCTCAAGGATGAAGAGGAAATCAAACAGCGCTTTCCCAAGGGCTATCGCGCGGTGAAGCCTTACCTTCGCCTGACGCCGCAGCCCAATCGATAG